The DNA window TTTGTTCAACGCTTTCCCGCACGCATTTTCTAGAACGCTCAACAAAGGAGAGAGTGAGTTGGCGGCTGTTGGTTTGACTCTAATCGCAGCAAAGGCCCAGAAAGCAACATCAGGCTGATTCGGGGCTTTTTCTGAATAAGCGTAGTCACACTGTTTTATGTTGTGATAAACCTCGGAGATAGAGCGCCACGCCGTGATGTTTTGAGGCTCTAGGATATGAAGTAATTTGACTTGCTGCGGTTGCATCAGGACGGCAAATTGGTGAGAGAGATCTGGCGTCAATCGAGTTAACCCCTGATAGTTAAACACTGAACGAATGACCATCTTCTTATCTCTCATCACGAGCGAACCTAACTCGTTTAGATCAACGTATGCACACAATGAAAGACGCTTCTCTTCCACTGCTGCGAACACATCCCCTTTCGTCATTGTTGTTTTTTGTTCAATTTCGTCCAATCGGATAAATCGTCTTTGCACTTCGTTCCCTCGCTGCCCTTGTATCATCACACGGGCTCCTTGTTGTCGGCTCACAGAAAGATCAACATTTAGAATCGGATTCTGAATCCATTCTAAATACTCTATCGATTGCGTGAATGCGCTTCAAAACGATTTAGAAAGATTCACAATCTGTTTTGTGAACTGGATTATAAATCGTTCGCCCTATCAGCCGATGAGATTCACCGCGCTGGCCTTATGTTCGGGGGCCAGATGCGCATAGCGCAGCGTCATTTTTAAATCCGCATGGCCCAACAATTCACGAACCACGTTCAAATCTGCTTCTTTCATCACCAACTTACTGGCGAAGTGGTGGCGCAAGTCGTGAAAACGGAAATTCTCTATCCCCGCCTCTTTAAGTAACGACTCCCACTGGTATTGATAAGAGTCGAGCGGTTTGCCATTTCGCTCAAACACCAATTCGGTATCTGGGTTTTGCTCATGCCAAGCCTGTAACATGGTATACACCGTGTTATTGAGTGGAATGGTGCGTTTGTTTTTCGATTTGGCATTCTCAGAGCGAATGGTCAAATACCTGTCTTCCATGTTGATGTGTGACCACTTAAGCGACAGCATTTCGCCTTTGCGCATACCTGTATTGAGTGCCAGCACAATCAACGGCTCTAAGAAATCCACATAGCGCTGTGACACTATCCTTTGGGCGCGCTTACCGTACCTTTGCAATGCTTCGTCTTTTAAACGCGCATCACGCGCTTTCAGGCTATCCAGCAACGCAGCCTCTTCACTCACCGACAGGTAACGAATGCGCTTGTTATCAATACGAGGGATTTTCACGTTATCAAGAGAGTGAGAATCGATAAAACCCCACTCCACCGCTCGATTAAATACCGCTCTTAAGCGGTTATAGGCATAGGATATGGTGGCGGGTGCGCGACCGGCTTTGCTACGTTTCGGCCACCCACTGCTGAATGTCCCAAGCGGTAATATCGACCAGTGGTTTAGTGGATAAATGTTTGAAGTTGCTTTGAATGCACATCAACGACTTTTGCGCCGTTTTTGCATTAATCGACATGAGATAGGCGGAGTAATGTTCCTCAAGGAATTTACTCAGTGTCAGGCTGTTGCGCTGCTCTCGCTTCTTGGCTTCATGGCGAGTGACTTGCACATCTTCCCCCGCCGCGACTTGTCCTGCTTTTTCTTTGGCTAAGTCTCGCGCTTGCGCTGGCGTTAAAGCATTGGCTGAACCGAGCAAGAAATTGCGCTGCTTACCGTGAATTCGATAGTACAGGTAATACTTGATCACCCCTTTGGGGGAAATCCGCGCATGAAATCCGCTGATTTCGGTGTCGTTCAATCGCTCGTCCGCGATGGTGAGATTTTTGATAGAGCTGGCGGTGATTTTCTGCTTGATAGCCATGACACAGATTCCTTGTGTAGCGATTATGTAGCAGAATTATTGTATACGCAGGCATTTAAATGAACAACAATAAACAACCAATCAAGAGTTAAAGCATTGTTTTACATTACATTAAATATCTTTTCCGTTCTTTGTTGTTTACCAAGTAACACACACCAATCCCAGCGTTAAGGGGTGAGTGCCGCATAAACCAACCTTCCGCAGACCACTTCACCACCAAAACTCACTGCAAACCAAAAATGCCACGCGGCATGAATCCCTCTTAAACGCCTTGTTATGAACGTGGTTATCTAGCACTTGTAGTGGTCAACTAAAATTGGCCACAGTTTTAGAGTTTTCCCAATACAAGCGTTCCGATTCATTGGGCGTTAACCCACCGTTATACTGATGTGGCCTAAGTTGGCTGTAATATCCAATAATGTATCGAATGATCTCTTGTTGAGCCTCTGCAAAACTACGATAACCCGCTTTGGGAACCCATTCGCTTTTCAGGCTTCTAAAGAAGCGCTCCATCGGCGCATTATCCCAACAATTGCCTCGTCTTGATAAGCTTTGTGTAATCTGACAACGCCATAGTAACTGACGATAATAGCGACTCGTATAATGGCTACCCTGATCACTGTGGAACATGACCCCTTTGGGCCTGCCCCTAGATTCAAAGGCCATCATCAATGCTTTTCCAGTGAGCTTGCTGTCTGGTGATAGTGACATTGCCCAACCAATAGGTTTTCGTGCAAACAGATCCATGACAACAGCCAAATACATCCAACGATGACCAACCCATACATAGGTGACATCACCAACCCAAACCTGATTCGGTTGAGTCACAGCAAATTGCCGCCCTAAAAGATTGGGGATCTCAAGATGCTCTTGTTCGGCCTTTCTGTATTTATGTTTAGGTGACTGGCAGCTTACTAAGCCTAGTAATTTCATTAGCTTACTTGCTCGATAACGGCTAAGCGGTATGCCCTCAATATTGGTTACCATATCAGCAATCGTACGTGCACCTGCTGAGCCGTGGCTAGCTTCATGCATGTCACTCACAATAGAGTGCAATTTCACCTGCTCTGGCGAGAGTTGTTTGCCTCTGTTACGCCAATACTTGTAGCTACTACGATGAACACTGAACACATGGCATAAGGTTTTTACACTAAAGCTCTTCCTGAGTTTCTCGATCATCGAGAATTGTTCAGTGAGTCCGACATCAAGAGAGCAGTAGCCTTTTTTAAAATTTCATTGTGCTCCTCAAGGTTAGCGATTCTCTTCTTGAGTTCACGAATTTCTATTTGTTCTGGCGTAAGCGGAGAGGCTTTCGGCGATATACCTCGTTGCTCTTGCTTAAGCTGTCGTACCCAGCGATCCATTGCTGATTTACTGACATTCATTGTTTTAGCGGCTTCGATAACCGAATAGCCATGCTCTGTTACTAATTGTGCTGCTTCAAGTTTGAACTCTGCACTAAAAGTTCGTCTTGTGCGATTTGTCATAAAGTCACCTATTTGTCTCTGAGATGTATTTTAACATCTCTATTTAGGTGGCCAAATTTACTGTACCACT is part of the Vibrio cidicii genome and encodes:
- a CDS encoding IS3 family transposase (programmed frameshift), which produces MTNRTRRTFSAEFKLEAAQLVTEHGYSVIEAAKTMNVSKSAMDRWVRQLKQEQRGISPKASPLTPEQIEIRELKKRIANLEEHNEILKKGYCSLDVGLTEQFSMIEKLRKSFSVKTLCHVFSVHRSSYKYWRNRGKQLSPEQVKLHSIVSDMHEASHGSAGARTIADMVTNIEGIPLSRYRASKLMKLLGLVSCQSPKHKYRKAEQEHLEIPNLLGRQFAVTQPNQVWVGDVTYVWVGHRWMYLAVVMDLFARKPIGWAMSLSPDSKLTGKALMMAFESRGRPKGVMFHSDQGSHYTSRYYRQLLWRCQITQSLSRRGNCWDNAPMERFFRSLKSEWVPKAGYRSFAEAQQEIIRYIIGYYSQLRPHQYNGGLTPNESERLYWENSKTVANFS